Below is a genomic region from Pleuronectes platessa chromosome 5, fPlePla1.1, whole genome shotgun sequence.
cctttctccccctccgctgatctgactgccccggtatatagattaagccacacccatgtgtcaatcaaacggaagtgccatgatccaaaacagtgtgactaacctttcaaagtaaacaataaacaaacagaccaaatatgcattttggcccctacaattccggcccctaattattatgtttcaaataataattacaaatttgacataacaatcaacatagtatgtaaatatattttctttcttcattatttgtaatcCGATATACGTTGTCCAAGGAAAGAGTGATTAATCAAAGTCAAGTGTTCAGGAACAAAGTCAAGGGGTCAAAAGTCAGTTTGCGTCAGTCAATGATCCGCTGCCTCCAGTAGTAGGCAGACTTTGGTGATGGGCCTGGTCAGAAATCCGGTCTTTGACTTGATCCGAAGCTGACGTACAAGTCCCTTTTTGTCCATAATGGTCTCCACAATCCCTCCAGTCAACCAGGAGTTGCGAGGCGCTGAATCATCCACAATGATGACGATGTCTCCTGGTGTGAAGTTGCGTCTTATGTTGGACCATTTCTGTCGTTCTTGCAGTTGGGGAAGATACTCCTTAATCCACCTTTTCCAAATCCTTTCCTCCTGTTGCTTCTTTTCTTGATCCTGTAGTTTCCTCTTTGCCTCACATTCTTCCACCTCCcgtcttctcactttctcttcctcaattattctttcttcttcctttctcttttcctgggcTAACCTacactcttcctcttgtctcctgatactctcttctctcctcctgtcttcctggaccctctcttcctccatcctaatcctttcctcctcaactctctttctttcgtgttcctctcgtctcttcttttcctcctctagtctctcacgctgttgttgttcttctctcctaacctgctcctcctcttcttgtctcttcctcaaaatcatttgctcttcctcccgtctaactttctcttcttcaatcctttttctttcttcagcctgtctccgcttctcctcagccaacctctcaagagcttcttcttggctcctcaacctctgctcttcctctcgtctaaccttctcttcttcaatcctttttctttcttcctcatcttgtcttcttttctgctcagccagtctctcaacagcttcttctggtttcctttcatcttcttttcttcccagaGGTCCGTTAACTGTCCAGCCGAGCATTGTTTTGACGGCATATGGTCCATCTCCCACACTCCTGATGACTTGAAGTGGTTCCAGAGCCTTTGGTACATCGGAGCCAATCAGCAACTCAATCTCACAGTCCAGTTCAGGTAagtgaatattctttaaatgatgccactgattgatgtcattttgatgtgGGATGTTCCCTTTGTGCACAGGCATAGTCTTCTGAGTGTACAAACATGAGAGATCACAGAAATCAGTGCCATGAAGTCCTGTAACCTCTAGGCCTGAAACAATGCTGGTTTCAACGACCTTCCTTTGACCCATTgttctcagaagaatatttgattttcttccctGGAGATTGAGCTTATTCATTAGCCCCAATGTGCAAAATGACGCAGTGCTTCCCGGGTCAAGGAATGCATATGTATGCActgttgtattccccttcttggCCTTTACTTTCACAGGCACTATGGAGAGTTTGCAATTGTCTTCACCGGCCCCAGTAAGACCACTTGTCTGTACCGAGGCTATGGCTCTGATGTCAgcttcttcctttgtttgagcttgatgtttgtccatttcaaatcttctttggtggatatgcagcatctgaggatgcttcaaattgcatatgttgcagctgagtcgcttcctgcagtccttgctcatgtgtcctttctgcagacaaccaaagcaggctccattttctttaaggaaagtgattttctcatgatgtgctttcttttccaatAGGAAACACACCTCCAAAGCATGTCCACCCTCACagaacaaacacctttttacagccggccaactctccattttcctaggtccatttccatttttctcatgtgcaaCTGTCACAGTGGTTGCAAATGTACTTCCTTTGATTTTTGGATGAGGTGGTTTTGACATAAAACCTCTTCCATCCTTGCTAGGTGTGGGAGTGTCTCTGATGTCTCCAAATACTGGATCAGTTGCAATCCTCACCTGTTTTTCAAGGTAATTTACCAGATCCCGGAAGGTAGCTCTTTGGTTGTACctttcctgaaaatcacatGCCACAGATCTCCATTTATCCCTCAGTCGATATGGCAGCTTCTTAATTATAATTAGCAGGTTAGCAGACATGTTGAGCTCTTGCAAGTTGTTGACATCTTCCATGGCATTGCAACATCCTCTTAGAAACAGAGTGTATGcttgtagtgtttttgtgtcatctggtTTAATTGACGACCATGAAAGAGCCTTCTCCATGTAGGCTGTAGCAATTTTATGCTCGTTGCCAAAGTGCTCCTGCAGTAAGGATTTTGCCTTCCTGAATCCTCTATCTGCGGTCATATGAAGGCAGCTCCTCACCATTTCTCTTGGTTGTGGTTCGGTATATTGTTCcagataataaagacaatctgtggggtttgggttcttgctttcgatgttgtgttcaaaggattttatgaatgtttgaaattgaagtgggtcaccatcaaaacgacgaatctccttcttgggcattaaagagagagactgttgttgaatcattaatgcagtgatgtcattttgcttttccatgatgttaagcatgttgctctgttcaccattgcttggagcaggcaatgttgttggtattgtaacatgtgcatccatagttaatgtatttgactgaattgtcactggcactgtggagagagattgggtttgattaatgt
It encodes:
- the LOC128439755 gene encoding uncharacterized protein LOC128439755 — encoded protein: MVRSCLHMTADRGFRKAKSLLQEHFGNEHKIATAYMEKALSWSSIKPDDTKTLQAYTLFLRGCCNAMEDVNNLQELNMSANLLIIIKKLPYRLRDKWRSVACDFQERYNQRATFRDLVNYLEKQVRIATDPVFGDIRDTPTPSKDGRGFMSKPPHPKIKGSTFATTVTVAHEKNGNGPRKMESWPAVKRCLFCEGGHALEVCFLLEKKAHHEKITFLKENGACFGCLQKGHMSKDCRKRLSCNICNLKHPQMLHIHQRRFEMDKHQAQTKEEADIRAIASVQTSGLTGAGEDNCKLSIVPVKVKAKKGNTTVHTYAFLDPGSTASFCTLGLMNKLNLQGRKSNILLRTMGQRKVVETSIVSGLEVTGLHGTDFCDLSCLYTQKTMPVHKGNIPHQNDINQWHHLKNIHLPELDCEIELLIGSDVPKALEPLQVIRSVGDGPYAVKTMLGWTVNGPLGRKEDERKPEEAVERLAEQKRRQDEEERKRIEEEKVRREEEQRLRSQEEALERLAEEKRRQAEERKRIEEEKVRREEEQMILRKRQEEEEQVRREEQQQRERLEEEKKRREEHERKRVEEERIRMEEERVQEDRRREESIRRQEEECRLAQEKRKEEERIIEEEKVRRREVEECEAKRKLQDQEKKQQEERIWKRWIKEYLPQLQERQKWSNIRRNFTPGDIVIIVDDSAPRNSWLTGGIVETIMDKKGLVRQLRIKSKTGFLTRPITKVCLLLEAADH